One genomic segment of Danio aesculapii chromosome 15, fDanAes4.1, whole genome shotgun sequence includes these proteins:
- the si:dkey-77f5.4 gene encoding gastrula zinc finger protein XlCGF8.2DB, with product MAFIKEESEDVKIGGTSTVNHEDPEEKTGLIMPKEERMRFNQRVDFRVDTKIHTRKKPYTCTQCGKGFMHKRSLNGHIGIHSGERPYTCPQCGKGFLYKHSLSVHTRNHNKDKLFTCDQCGKGYSIKGNLDIHMRTHTEEKPYTCPHCGKSFVRKHTLHAHVRIHTGEKIFACPQCGKSFSLQGHLKTHMRIHSETKPYSCSQCGRSFYDKKSLDVHTRIHTGEKPHTCPQCGKSFVHKHSLRIHSRFHSGVRLLACQECGRCFSIKANLKAHMRTHTGEKLVTCGQCGKSFANQSYLSTHMRIHTGERPFVCKECGKCFHKRGNLTAHMRIHTGEKPYSCKICEETFRSTQMLKGHIIIHTAEKSSLCC from the exons atggcgttcattaaagaggagagtgaagacgtCAAGATTGGAGGAACATCCACAGTCAATCATGAAGATCCTGAGGAAAAAACAG GTCTGATTATGCCGAAAGAGGAGAGAATGAGATTCAATCAGAGAGTAGACTTCAGAGTCGACACAAAGATTCACACCAGAAAGAAGCCCTACACTTGTACTCAGTGTGGAAAAGGTTTCATGCATAAGCGTTCTCTAAATGGCCACATAGGAATTCACAGCGGAGAGAGGCCGTACAcctgccctcagtgtggaaagggttttttatataaacattctCTCAGTGTCCATACAAGAAATCACAATAAAGACAAGCTGTTCACCTGCGATCAGTGTGGAAAAGGATACAGTATAAAAGGAAACCTTGACAtccacatgagaactcacactGAAGAGAAGCCTTACACTTGCCCTcattgtggaaagagttttgtaCGTAAACACACTCTTCATGCCCATGtgagaatccacactggagagaagatttttgcctgccctcagtgtggaaagagtttctctCTTCAAGGACATCTTAAAACCCACATGAGGATTCACTCTGAAACAAAACCTTACAGCTGCTCTCAATGCGGAAGGAGTTTTTACGATAAAAAATCACTTGATGTGCACACaaggattcacaccggagagaagcctcacacttgccctcagtgtggaaagagtttcgtTCATAAACACTCACTCCGAATCCATTCAAGATTTCATAGTGGAGTGAGGCTTTTAGCATGCCAGGAGTGTGGAAGATGTTTCAGTATAAAGGCAAACCTTAAAGCccacatgagaactcacactggagagaagctgGTTACTTGCGGTCAGTGCGGAAAGAGTTTCGCTAATCAAAGCTACCTTTCAacccacatgaggattcacaccggagagagacCTTTCGTCTGCAAAGAGTGTGGGAAATGTTTCCATAAAAGAGGAAACCTTACAgcccacatgaggattcacaccggagagaagccttacAGCTGCAAAATATGTGAAGAGACGTTCAGATCAACACAAATGCTTAAAGGTCACATAATCATTCACACTGCTGAGAAATCATCCCTGTGTTGTTAG